The following coding sequences are from one Tubulanus polymorphus chromosome 12, tnTubPoly1.2, whole genome shotgun sequence window:
- the LOC141914207 gene encoding uncharacterized protein LOC141914207 gives MKVLICGVLAGGTLALVLFSRRRDLLDEPGTLSPSTTDDLLIPHLKFVYGDEIAEMLQNSSYAPNLTPRWRSCGAVPKRLHQTWMNSTIPPALSASPVSWSKVYPDWEYWFWTDELADQFVARRFPKYVELYRSYKLGIMRADAFRYFVLYEYGGVYADMDVVVFRRFDRLLEAHTALIPEDHPIHSRLVFNRHQITPLNSFMVSTPGHPAIGAIIEALPERNRATRPTTVLSKTGPFMISVALDRYEQERVRGRQLWRVCDAIYIPSHHRFNPHFDETNIRMLKRICQKKKSSMPESKNWCSYLIKSGYANQPVPDSAYTVHNFVHTSLIDISKVPGAPRSIDSIAPKRVDVRKLVSLIDKPNSSIG, from the exons ATGAAGGTACTCATATGCGGTGTCCTAGCCGGTGGAACGCTCGCGCTGGTTTTGTTCAGTCGTCGTCGGGACTTGCTCGACGAACCGGGAAC GCTTTCCCCGAGCACGACGGACGATTTGCTGATACCACATTTAAAATTCGTATACGGCGACGAGATCGCCGAAATGCTGCAAAACTCCAGCTACGCGCCGAACCTAACTCCGAGATGGCGATCGTGTGGAGCCGTTCCGAAACGCCTCCATCAAACCTGGATGAATTCGACGATCCCGCCCGCACTGTCGGCAAGCCCCGTTAGTTGGTCCAAAGTGTACCCCGATTGGGAATACTGGTTCTGGACGGACGAGCTCGCCGACCAGTTCGTCGCGCGGAGATTCCCGAAGTACGTCGAACTTTACCGATCGTACAAGCTGGGAATAATGCGAGCCGACGCGTTTCGCTATTTCGTACTGTACGAATACGGCGGCGTCTACGCCGACATGGACGTCGTGGTGTTCCGGCGATTCGACCGGCTTTTAGAAGCGCACACCGCCCTGATACCCGAAGATCATCCGATCCACTCGCGCCTAGTATTCAACCGCCACCAAATAACGCCTTTGAACTCGTTCATGGTGTCGACGCCCGGTCATCCGGCGATAGGCGCTATCATCGAAGCCCTGCCCGAGCGCAACCGCGCGACACGCCCGACCACCGTGCTCTCGAAAACCGGGCCGTTCATGATTAGTGTAGCGCTCGACCGGTACGAACAGGAACGCGTTCGCGGGCGGCAACTCTGGCGCGTTTGCGACGCGATTTACATACCTTCTCATCATCGGTTCAACCCGCATTTCGACGAGACAAACATTAGAATGTTAAAACGAATTTGTCAAAAGAAAAAATCCTCCATGCCCGAATCAAAGAACTGGTGTAGCTATCTGATCAAATCGGGCTACGCGAATCAGCCCGTACCGGACAGCGCTTATACCGTACACAATTTCGTGCATACGTCGTTAATAGATATAAGTAAAGTCCCGGGTGCGCCCCGTTCTATAGACAGTATAGCCCCTAAACGCGTCGACGTACGTAAGTTAGTATCGCTGATCGACAAGCCCAACTCTTCAATCGGCTGA